The following proteins are co-located in the Bordetella bronchialis genome:
- the recQ gene encoding DNA helicase RecQ: MSEPRALEVLRRVFGYESFRGEQQAIVDHVIQGGDALVLMPTGGGKSLCYQVPALVREGTGVVVSPLIALMQDQVDALTELGVRAAYLNSTQDWRVARDVERAFLDGELDLLYVAPERLLTDRCLDLLDRGRIALFAIDEAHCVSQWGHDFRPEYMGLSLLHERWPQVPRIALTATATAATRTEIAQRLALDEARHFVASFDRPNIRYRIVEKNEVRKQLLDLIRTEHPGDSGVVYCLSRARVEETADFLCENGVQALPYHAGLGAAVRAANQSRFLREDGIVMVATIAFGMGIDKPDVRFVAHIDLPKSVEGYYQETGRAGRDGLPATAWLAYGLQDVVQQRRMIDESPGDDVFRRRLGQQLDAMLGLCETVECRRVRLLAYFGQHITACGNCDVCLDPPQAWDGTVAAQKVLSAVYRLWKERGQRYGAGHIIDILRGKSTDRVSQYGHDTLSVFGVGADLSDSAWRGVLRQLLAQGLLAVDHEGYGTLALTEASRAVLKGERQLMLRRESPKAARAAKSAGSRARAPAVELPAQAQPVFEALRAWRAGVARNHGVPAYVIFHDATLREIALARPATADELGGISGVGARKLEAYGDEILECVAGVA; this comes from the coding sequence ATGTCTGAGCCGCGCGCCCTGGAAGTCCTGCGGCGCGTCTTCGGCTACGAATCCTTCCGCGGCGAGCAGCAGGCCATCGTCGACCATGTCATCCAGGGCGGCGATGCGCTCGTGCTGATGCCTACCGGCGGCGGCAAGTCGCTGTGCTACCAGGTGCCCGCGCTGGTGCGCGAAGGCACGGGCGTGGTCGTGTCGCCGCTTATCGCCCTGATGCAGGACCAGGTGGACGCGCTCACCGAACTGGGCGTGCGCGCGGCCTACCTGAATTCCACCCAGGACTGGCGCGTGGCGCGCGACGTGGAACGCGCCTTCCTGGACGGCGAGCTCGATCTGCTCTACGTGGCCCCCGAACGCCTCCTGACGGACCGCTGCCTGGATCTGCTGGACCGCGGCCGCATCGCCTTGTTCGCCATCGACGAGGCGCACTGCGTGTCGCAGTGGGGCCATGATTTCCGGCCCGAATACATGGGCCTGTCGCTGCTGCACGAACGCTGGCCGCAGGTGCCGCGCATCGCGCTCACGGCCACCGCCACGGCCGCCACCCGCACGGAAATCGCCCAACGCCTGGCCCTGGACGAGGCCCGCCATTTCGTCGCCAGCTTCGACCGGCCGAACATCCGCTACCGCATCGTCGAAAAGAACGAGGTGCGCAAGCAGCTGCTGGACCTGATCCGCACCGAGCATCCCGGCGATTCCGGGGTGGTCTATTGCTTGTCGCGCGCGCGTGTGGAAGAAACCGCGGACTTCCTCTGCGAGAACGGCGTGCAGGCGCTGCCCTACCATGCCGGCCTGGGGGCGGCCGTGCGCGCGGCCAACCAGTCGCGCTTCCTGCGCGAGGACGGCATCGTCATGGTGGCCACCATCGCCTTCGGCATGGGCATCGACAAGCCGGACGTGCGCTTCGTCGCGCACATCGACCTGCCCAAATCGGTGGAAGGCTACTACCAGGAGACCGGCCGCGCGGGCCGCGACGGCCTGCCCGCCACGGCATGGCTGGCCTACGGGCTGCAGGATGTGGTGCAGCAGCGCCGGATGATCGACGAATCGCCCGGCGATGACGTCTTCCGCCGCCGCCTGGGACAACAGCTGGACGCCATGCTGGGCCTGTGCGAGACGGTGGAGTGCCGGCGCGTGCGGCTGCTGGCCTATTTCGGCCAGCACATCACCGCCTGCGGCAACTGCGATGTCTGCCTGGACCCGCCGCAGGCCTGGGACGGCACGGTCGCCGCGCAGAAAGTGCTGTCCGCCGTGTACCGGCTCTGGAAAGAGCGCGGGCAGCGCTACGGGGCCGGCCACATCATCGACATCCTGCGCGGCAAGAGTACCGACCGCGTCAGCCAGTACGGGCACGACACGCTGTCGGTGTTCGGCGTCGGCGCCGATCTGTCGGACTCGGCCTGGCGCGGCGTGCTGCGGCAATTGCTGGCCCAGGGCCTGCTTGCCGTGGATCACGAAGGCTACGGCACGCTGGCCCTGACCGAAGCCAGCCGCGCGGTGCTCAAGGGCGAGCGGCAGCTGATGCTGCGGCGGGAATCGCCCAAGGCGGCGCGTGCCGCCAAAAGCGCCGGCTCGCGTGCAAGAGCGCCCGCCGTGGAGCTGCCGGCCCAGGCCCAGCCGGTCTTCGAAGCCCTGCGCGCCTGGCGCGCGGGGGTCGCGCGCAACCACGGCGTGCCCGCCTATGTGATCTTCCACGATGCCACCTTGCGCGAAATCGCCCTGGCCCGCCCCGCGACGGCGGACGAGCTGGGCGGCATCAGCGGCGTGGGCGCGCGCAAGCTGGAAGCCTACGGCGACGAAATCCTGGAGTGCGTGGCGGGCGTCGCTTGA
- the ruvB gene encoding Holliday junction branch migration DNA helicase RuvB translates to MAIQSDSLSSRPDAGRLVAPQPVSPNEESIERALRPKVLRDYVGQDRAREQLEIFIAAARNRGEALDHVLLFGPPGLGKTTLAHIIAQEMGVQLRQTSGPVLERPGDLAALLTNLERNDVLFIDEIHRLSPVVEEILYPALEDFQIDILIGEGPAARSVKLDLQPFTLVGATTRAGMLTNPLRDRFGIVSRLEFYNAADLSRIVTRSAALLQATITPEGADEVARRARGTPRIANRLLRRVRDYAEVKAQGRIDAQVAGAALSMLEVDPQGLDLMDRKLLEAIVHKFDGGPVGVDSLAAAIGEERDTIEDVIEPYLIQHGYLQRTPRGRMATQTTWRHLGLAPPAGATAATGDLFGG, encoded by the coding sequence ATGGCCATACAGTCCGACTCCCTCTCTTCCCGCCCCGACGCCGGCCGACTGGTCGCGCCGCAGCCCGTATCGCCCAACGAGGAGTCCATCGAACGCGCCCTGCGCCCCAAGGTGCTGCGCGACTACGTGGGCCAGGACCGCGCGCGCGAACAGCTGGAGATCTTCATCGCCGCCGCGCGCAATCGCGGCGAGGCCCTGGACCACGTGCTGCTGTTCGGCCCGCCCGGCCTGGGCAAGACCACGCTGGCGCACATCATCGCCCAGGAAATGGGCGTCCAGCTGCGGCAGACTTCCGGCCCCGTCCTGGAGCGCCCGGGCGACCTGGCCGCGCTGCTCACCAACCTGGAAAGAAACGACGTCCTGTTCATCGACGAAATCCATCGCCTGTCGCCGGTGGTAGAGGAAATCCTGTACCCGGCGCTGGAAGACTTCCAGATCGATATCCTGATCGGCGAAGGGCCGGCGGCCCGCAGCGTCAAGCTGGACCTGCAGCCCTTCACCCTGGTCGGCGCCACCACCCGCGCCGGCATGCTGACCAACCCGCTGCGCGACCGCTTCGGCATCGTTTCGCGCCTGGAGTTCTATAACGCCGCGGATCTGTCGCGTATCGTGACCCGCAGCGCGGCCCTGCTGCAGGCCACCATCACGCCCGAAGGCGCCGACGAGGTCGCGCGGCGCGCGCGCGGCACGCCGCGTATCGCCAACCGCCTGCTGCGCCGCGTGCGCGACTATGCAGAGGTCAAGGCCCAGGGCCGCATCGACGCCCAGGTGGCCGGCGCCGCCTTGTCCATGCTGGAAGTCGACCCCCAGGGCCTGGACCTGATGGACCGCAAGCTGCTCGAGGCCATCGTGCACAAGTTCGACGGCGGGCCGGTCGGCGTCGACAGCCTGGCCGCCGCCATCGGCGAAGAACGCGACACCATCGAAGACGTCATCGAACCGTATCTGATCCAGCACGGCTATCTGCAACGCACGCCGCGCGGACGCATGGCCACGCAAACCACCTGGCGCCACCTGGGCCTGGCGCCTCCGGCCGGCGCGACGGCCGCCACCGGGGACCTGTTCGGCGGCTGA
- a CDS encoding threo-3-hydroxy-L-aspartate ammonia-lyase has protein sequence MSRVLPTYADVVAASERLAGAAHRTPVLTSTTADARAGARVFFKCENYQRMGAFKFRGGYNAIARLTPEQRRAGVLTFSSGNHAQAIALAARLQGVSATIIMPLDAPAAKRAATEGYGGKVVTYDRYKEDREAVARRLQAETGATLIPPYDHFDVIAGQGTAAKELFEEVGDLDYLFVCLGGGGLLSGSLLSAAALSPSCKVYGVEPEAGNDGQQSLRAGHVIPIPTPKSIADGALTTHLGELTFPIIQKHVTDVVTVSDAQLVDAMKFFAERMKMVVEPTGCLGAAAVLHRAVPLRDARVGVIISGGNVDLKAYGGFLAS, from the coding sequence ATGTCCCGCGTATTGCCCACTTATGCCGACGTCGTCGCCGCCAGTGAAAGACTGGCAGGCGCGGCGCATCGCACGCCCGTCCTGACTTCCACCACCGCCGATGCGCGGGCCGGCGCACGGGTTTTCTTCAAGTGCGAAAACTACCAGCGCATGGGGGCCTTCAAGTTCCGCGGCGGCTACAACGCGATCGCGCGGCTCACGCCGGAGCAGCGGCGCGCCGGCGTGCTGACGTTTTCCTCGGGCAACCACGCGCAGGCCATCGCGCTGGCGGCAAGGCTGCAGGGCGTCTCGGCCACCATCATCATGCCGCTGGACGCCCCCGCGGCCAAGCGCGCGGCCACGGAAGGCTATGGCGGCAAGGTCGTCACCTACGACCGCTACAAGGAAGACCGCGAAGCTGTGGCGCGGCGCCTGCAGGCCGAGACCGGCGCCACGCTGATTCCGCCGTACGACCATTTCGACGTCATCGCGGGCCAGGGCACCGCGGCCAAGGAGCTTTTCGAGGAAGTCGGCGACCTGGACTATCTCTTCGTCTGCCTGGGCGGCGGCGGGCTGCTGTCGGGCTCCCTGCTGTCCGCGGCGGCGCTCAGCCCGTCGTGCAAGGTCTATGGCGTGGAGCCGGAAGCCGGCAACGATGGGCAGCAATCGCTGCGCGCCGGGCATGTGATTCCCATTCCGACGCCCAAGTCCATCGCCGACGGCGCCCTGACCACGCACCTGGGCGAGCTGACGTTTCCCATCATCCAGAAGCACGTCACGGACGTCGTCACGGTCAGCGACGCGCAACTGGTGGATGCGATGAAGTTCTTCGCCGAACGGATGAAGATGGTGGTCGAGCCCACCGGCTGCCTGGGCGCGGCCGCCGTGCTGCATCGGGCGGTGCCCCTGCGCGACGCGCGCGTGGGCGTGATCATCAGCGGCGGCAATGTGGACCTGAAGGCCTACGGCGGATTTCTGGCCTCCTGA
- a CDS encoding complex I NDUFA9 subunit family protein, which yields MRILVIGGSGFIGRHVVARLGVAKHQVHVPTRLYARGRDLQVVPTVTLSQSDVHDDATLDQLLADCDAVINLVGILHDGRGRPYGGGFARAHVDLPRRIAQGCVRHGVRRMIHISALGADPGGPSMYLRSKGDGEAALREVFAAADGHAWTIVRPSVVFGHDDDFTNLFARLARWLPVLPLAGAHARMQPVYVEDVAASIDAMVANPHTYGKVYELAGPQVHTLGAIAGMCAKWSGHPRLVVNVPMGLGRLQAAMLACLPGKPLMTPDNLDSLKVDNIAREGMAQELGIVPTAMEAVVPAYLAHPRARGA from the coding sequence ATGCGTATCCTTGTCATCGGCGGCAGCGGCTTCATCGGCCGTCACGTGGTGGCGCGCCTGGGCGTGGCCAAGCATCAGGTCCATGTGCCCACGCGGCTGTATGCGCGTGGGCGCGACCTGCAGGTCGTGCCCACCGTGACCCTGTCGCAGTCGGACGTGCATGACGACGCGACGCTGGACCAGTTGCTGGCCGACTGCGACGCGGTCATCAATCTGGTCGGCATCCTGCATGATGGCCGCGGACGTCCCTATGGCGGCGGTTTCGCGCGGGCCCATGTCGATCTGCCGCGCCGCATCGCCCAGGGCTGCGTGCGGCATGGCGTGCGGCGGATGATACATATCAGCGCCCTGGGCGCGGATCCGGGCGGCCCCAGCATGTACCTGCGCTCCAAGGGCGATGGCGAGGCCGCCTTGCGCGAAGTCTTCGCCGCCGCCGATGGCCATGCGTGGACCATCGTGCGGCCTTCGGTCGTATTCGGGCACGACGACGACTTCACCAACCTGTTCGCGCGCCTGGCGCGCTGGCTGCCGGTGCTGCCGCTGGCGGGCGCGCACGCCCGCATGCAGCCGGTCTATGTGGAAGACGTGGCGGCCTCCATCGATGCCATGGTGGCCAATCCGCACACCTATGGCAAAGTCTACGAGCTGGCGGGGCCGCAGGTGCATACCCTTGGCGCCATCGCCGGCATGTGCGCCAAATGGAGCGGCCATCCGCGGCTGGTCGTCAACGTCCCCATGGGCCTGGGGCGTCTCCAGGCCGCGATGCTGGCCTGCCTGCCCGGCAAGCCGCTGATGACGCCGGACAACCTGGACAGCCTGAAGGTCGACAACATCGCCCGCGAAGGCATGGCGCAAGAGCTGGGCATCGTGCCCACCGCCATGGAGGCCGTGGTGCCGGCTTACCTGGCGCACCCGCGGGCGCGCGGCGCCTGA
- the ruvA gene encoding Holliday junction branch migration protein RuvA yields MIGRITGTLIEKSPPTVCVDVNGVGYDVDVPMSTLYALPENGARVSLYTHLTVREDAHLLYGFATVAERAAFRELVKVSGIGARTALSVLSGLSVADLAQAITLQESGRLTRVPGIGKKTAERLLLEMRGKLGADIGATPHAVSDNQSDILNALLALGYSEKESLAALKTLPEGVGVSDGIRQALKALVR; encoded by the coding sequence ATGATCGGACGAATCACCGGCACCCTTATCGAGAAATCCCCGCCCACGGTATGCGTGGACGTCAATGGCGTGGGCTACGACGTCGACGTGCCCATGAGCACGCTGTACGCCCTGCCCGAGAACGGCGCGCGCGTTTCGCTGTATACGCACCTGACGGTGCGCGAGGACGCCCACCTGCTCTATGGTTTCGCCACCGTGGCCGAACGCGCCGCCTTCCGCGAACTGGTCAAGGTCAGCGGCATCGGCGCCCGCACCGCGCTGTCCGTGCTGTCGGGACTGTCGGTGGCGGACCTGGCGCAAGCCATCACGCTGCAGGAATCGGGGCGGCTGACGCGCGTGCCGGGCATAGGCAAGAAGACCGCCGAGCGCCTGCTGCTGGAAATGCGCGGCAAGCTGGGCGCGGACATCGGCGCCACGCCGCATGCGGTATCGGACAATCAATCCGACATCCTGAATGCCCTGCTGGCCCTGGGCTACTCGGAAAAAGAATCCCTGGCCGCGCTCAAGACCTTGCCGGAAGGCGTCGGCGTATCGGATGGCATCCGCCAGGCCCTGAAGGCGCTGGTGCGCTGA
- the ruvC gene encoding crossover junction endodeoxyribonuclease RuvC yields the protein MRILGVDPGLRRTGFGVIDAEGSRLRYVASGTVVVPPANALADRLKVILDNLRDIVRDTRPDVAALEIVFLNTNPASTLLLGQARGAALCAMADSGLAVHEYTALQIKKSVVGTGRAAKEQVQEMVRHLLALDGLPAPDSADALACAICHAHVGPLADRLAALKHPLAPGRARMRLRGGRLAG from the coding sequence ATGCGCATCCTGGGCGTCGATCCCGGCCTGCGCCGCACCGGCTTCGGCGTCATCGACGCCGAAGGCTCCCGCCTGCGCTACGTGGCCAGCGGCACGGTGGTCGTGCCGCCCGCCAACGCGCTGGCGGATCGCCTGAAGGTCATCCTGGACAACCTGCGCGACATCGTGCGCGACACGCGGCCGGATGTCGCGGCGCTGGAAATCGTGTTTCTGAATACCAATCCGGCGTCCACGCTGCTGCTGGGGCAGGCGCGCGGCGCCGCGCTTTGCGCGATGGCCGACAGCGGCCTGGCGGTGCACGAATACACGGCGCTGCAGATCAAGAAGTCGGTCGTAGGCACGGGCCGCGCGGCCAAGGAACAGGTGCAGGAGATGGTGCGCCACCTGTTGGCGCTGGACGGCCTGCCGGCCCCGGACTCGGCCGACGCCCTGGCCTGCGCGATCTGCCATGCGCACGTCGGACCGCTCGCCGACCGGCTGGCGGCCCTTAAACATCCGCTGGCTCCGGGCCGCGCGCGCATGCGCCTGCGCGGCGGACGCCTGGCGGGATAA